One Pseudomonas sp. MM213 genomic window, GTATTGCCGGTCTGGCTAAACAGGTACGTCGCCACCCAATGCGCGCCGCCGCTGCGATCATCACTGCGCACATTATCGAAAGTCAGGGAAAAATCCTTGGCCCGGGTGGTGAGCATGCGCCACATGTCGCCCGCGTCGCGCCCGCGCAATTCGCCAAATGCCGGATCACTGAACACCACGTCGTCGGTGTAGCAGGCGCTCATGGCCTCGGCATCCAGGCGCTGGAAGGCCTCATAGAATCGGGTGATCAAGGCGTTGTGGGCATCACTCATGGGCAAGCTCCCTGGGGTTTACAGATAGAGGTGCAAAAGGCTTTCGCAAGATTGCTGCACGATAGTCTGCAAACAACGGGAAGACCATCGGCATTCGTGGCGGGAATATCGGAACTGCATGAAGACGAGAAAAAACAGCGCCGCCCGGTCCCGGCCAGCAACACCCTTTCATACACCGGGCCGTCCGCTTTCGTATTAGTTGAATGTCGCCTGGTGCCCCCGACCGATAGATTGCGCCCTGCCCGCACAGGGCAATCTCAAGATATTTGTCATCAAGGAAGAGCCAACACATGAACAAACGTATATCCCTGCTGACCGCAGCTTTGCTGCTGAGCGACGCCTCGTCTGCGTTCGCTGCGTCCAGTACTGACCTGACCGTAACAGGTCTGATCACCCCGGGTGCATGCATCCCCTCCCTGTCCAATGGAGGCATCGTTGATCACGGAAAAATTCCTTTCAAGGATCTCCATCCCACTACCGTGACCGACCTGCCACGCGTCACGCTGCAACTTGCGGTGAACTGCGAGGCGGCGAACTTGTTCGCGCTTGCGCCAAAAGATAATCGGGAAGGGACGGCTTACAGGCCGGACACTTTTGGTCTGGGAAAGGTGGATGGGCAGCCACTGGGGGACTTTTCGATGATTCTGAACAACTTGATGGCAGACGGCACCGCTGCGAAATGGATTGCGTCCGAAGATGGCGGCAATACCTGGTTTAGAACGGTCTACGTGGACCCGACACATATCATCGCAGCGGCGGCTATTGGAGGCCCCGATACGTTACTGGCCTTGAAAGACCTGGCGGCAGATGTGAGTGTCCATACCTCCATCGCGCCTGCCGAAGGTCTGAACCTGACCAATGAAGTGCCAATCGATGGCTCCGTCACCTTCGACATCAAGTACTTCTAACTTCACCCCCGAATACCGGGTAACGCATGCAATCACGCGTTACCCGCGCTTCCAGACCCGCTCAACAATGCCCCTGTGCCTAATGCACCATGCCACTCTCGCGGGCATACGCAAACAGGTCCACGTCCGTGGAAATGCCCAGCCGCTGCATGGCCATGTTTTTCTGTTTGCTGATGGTCGAAACGCTGCGTTTGAAGTGGCCGGCGATTTCACTGACGGT contains:
- a CDS encoding nuclear transport factor 2 family protein — translated: MSDAHNALITRFYEAFQRLDAEAMSACYTDDVVFSDPAFGELRGRDAGDMWRMLTTRAKDFSLTFDNVRSDDRSGGAHWVATYLFSQTGNTVVNDIQARFVFRDGKICEHHDRFDLWTWSRQALGFKGLLLGWTPLVRNAVRAQALKGLKAFQASR
- a CDS encoding DUF1120 domain-containing protein; translation: MNKRISLLTAALLLSDASSAFAASSTDLTVTGLITPGACIPSLSNGGIVDHGKIPFKDLHPTTVTDLPRVTLQLAVNCEAANLFALAPKDNREGTAYRPDTFGLGKVDGQPLGDFSMILNNLMADGTAAKWIASEDGGNTWFRTVYVDPTHIIAAAAIGGPDTLLALKDLAADVSVHTSIAPAEGLNLTNEVPIDGSVTFDIKYF